One genomic region from Alteromonas pelagimontana encodes:
- a CDS encoding acyl-CoA thioesterase, with the protein MTDFSPSLTDYPYHLEITTRWQDNDAYGHINNVVYYGFFDTTVNRFLTDRLEAKIRNAQVAAYVVSSQCQYIAPAAYPEMIYVGLRVIKIGRSSVTYGLSVYAGETQRRVAHGQFVHVFVDRHTDRAVAIPSIVREALTDIMETF; encoded by the coding sequence GTGACAGATTTTTCACCGTCTTTGACCGATTATCCCTATCACCTGGAGATCACCACCCGTTGGCAAGATAACGATGCCTACGGGCACATCAATAACGTGGTGTACTACGGTTTCTTTGATACGACCGTTAACCGGTTTTTGACTGATCGCCTGGAGGCAAAGATACGTAATGCGCAAGTCGCTGCATATGTTGTCAGTTCCCAGTGCCAGTACATTGCGCCTGCTGCCTATCCAGAAATGATTTATGTCGGATTGCGCGTGATAAAAATAGGGCGCAGTTCGGTGACCTACGGGCTTTCTGTCTACGCCGGAGAAACCCAGCGCCGGGTCGCACACGGCCAGTTTGTCCACGTTTTCGTTGATCGTCACACGGATCGCGCGGTCGCGATACCTTCCATCGTACGAGAAGCCTTAACCGATATTATGGAGACTTTTTGA
- a CDS encoding D-2-hydroxyacid dehydrogenase: MHAVLLDADTLNPDELDMSGLYNLPLQWSVFGATAPAEVAARIADASVILTNKVVLNAETLKAHAPHCRYIGVLATGMNNIDVEYCKHTNIKVANIEGYGTDAVAQHCLMLLLNLATSFSQYSDDVRQGKWEKSPHFCLLGHPVMEVAGKHLVIVGYGELGKRFAALAKALGMKVSVAARPGEPDDPRPSLDSLLPEADVVSLHCVLSEQTFHLMNAQRFSKMKRGAFIINTARGDLIDETALLAALRSGQLGGAGLDVLSTEPPDANHPLLHSGLANLIVTPHSAWLAKEARQRLVNIAVDHLQRFLSDL; this comes from the coding sequence ATGCACGCTGTTCTTCTTGATGCTGACACGCTTAACCCTGATGAACTGGATATGTCAGGCCTTTATAATCTGCCTCTTCAATGGTCTGTGTTCGGAGCGACAGCGCCTGCGGAAGTGGCGGCACGAATTGCCGATGCCAGTGTTATTCTAACTAATAAAGTTGTGTTAAATGCTGAGACATTAAAAGCTCATGCACCACATTGCCGCTATATCGGAGTACTGGCTACCGGCATGAATAATATTGACGTAGAGTACTGCAAGCACACCAATATTAAAGTGGCGAATATTGAAGGGTACGGCACTGACGCTGTCGCGCAGCACTGCCTGATGTTGCTGCTAAATCTGGCAACGTCTTTTTCTCAATATTCTGATGACGTACGCCAGGGGAAGTGGGAGAAGTCTCCACATTTTTGTTTGTTGGGGCATCCTGTGATGGAAGTGGCCGGCAAGCATCTGGTGATTGTAGGGTATGGAGAGCTGGGTAAGCGCTTTGCTGCGCTGGCAAAGGCGCTGGGTATGAAAGTGTCTGTTGCTGCACGGCCAGGGGAACCTGACGATCCGCGACCATCTTTAGATAGTTTGTTGCCTGAAGCCGATGTTGTGAGCTTACATTGTGTATTGTCCGAGCAGACATTTCACTTAATGAACGCGCAACGCTTTAGCAAGATGAAAAGAGGCGCTTTTATCATTAATACTGCTCGCGGCGACCTCATTGACGAAACAGCGCTACTCGCCGCGCTTAGAAGCGGCCAACTCGGCGGTGCAGGATTGGATGTACTGTCTACGGAACCGCCTGATGCTAACCATCCGCTGCTACATTCAGGTCTCGCTAATTTGATTGTTACGCCCCACAGTGCCTGGTTAGCAAAGGAAGCGCGACAGCGTCTTGTTAATATCGCCGTTGATCATCTGCAGCGCTTTCTGAGTGACTTATAA
- a CDS encoding glutamate-5-semialdehyde dehydrogenase yields MSFSIQQSAKAAKSAARQVAKLNAEQKKDVLMAVSKHLVSQTQNILSANALDLENASERGLDEAMVDRLTLNTERVMNIAKAVADIANQPDPVGKISAMQTMPSGIQVGKMRIPLGVIAMIYESRPNVTVDAAALCFKAGNAVILRGGKEALHSNLALAGCIHHVLKQFGLDKAAVTVVPDPDRAILTTLLTLKDDIDLVIPRGGEGLIKYVSEQSQIPVIQHYKGICHLYLDQHADADKAITILENGKTQRVGVCNALETCLVHAATADTLLPRIAEMFARHNVLVHACERALPFFKDGIQATALDWQTEYLALEIAVKVVDSYDAAVDHIVQYGSGHTEVIVTEDYQTAHRFVRDIDSAVVMVNASSRFSDGGELGLGAEIGISTSKLHAYGPMGAESLTTEKFVVMGNGEVRN; encoded by the coding sequence ATGAGTTTCTCCATTCAGCAATCCGCAAAAGCGGCTAAAAGTGCCGCTCGTCAGGTAGCCAAACTCAACGCGGAACAGAAAAAAGACGTGCTGATGGCGGTCAGCAAACATCTGGTTTCACAAACCCAAAATATTCTTTCAGCAAATGCTTTAGATTTAGAGAATGCCAGCGAAAGAGGGTTGGATGAAGCCATGGTTGATCGGCTGACTCTGAACACTGAGAGGGTAATGAATATTGCCAAAGCCGTAGCCGACATCGCCAATCAACCGGATCCGGTAGGCAAAATTTCAGCTATGCAAACTATGCCCAGCGGTATTCAGGTTGGAAAAATGCGCATCCCGCTCGGCGTTATTGCAATGATTTATGAATCCCGTCCGAATGTAACAGTGGATGCGGCGGCATTATGTTTTAAAGCCGGGAATGCAGTCATTCTTCGTGGAGGCAAAGAAGCGCTACATTCCAATCTTGCGCTTGCCGGTTGCATTCACCATGTTCTGAAACAATTTGGTCTGGATAAAGCTGCTGTCACCGTAGTCCCCGATCCTGATCGCGCAATTCTCACCACATTACTCACCTTAAAAGACGATATAGACTTAGTTATTCCACGCGGCGGTGAAGGGTTGATTAAGTACGTGTCTGAACAAAGTCAGATTCCGGTTATCCAGCATTACAAAGGCATTTGTCATTTATATCTGGATCAGCACGCTGATGCCGATAAGGCCATTACTATTCTTGAAAACGGTAAAACCCAGCGGGTAGGCGTGTGTAACGCGCTGGAAACTTGTCTGGTACACGCTGCTACTGCCGACACTCTGTTACCGCGAATTGCAGAAATGTTTGCTCGTCATAACGTGCTGGTTCACGCATGTGAACGCGCCTTGCCCTTTTTTAAAGATGGCATCCAAGCCACGGCTCTCGATTGGCAAACGGAATATCTGGCGCTGGAAATAGCGGTAAAAGTCGTGGATAGCTATGATGCAGCTGTAGATCACATTGTGCAATATGGCTCTGGTCACACCGAGGTTATTGTGACCGAAGATTATCAAACGGCCCATCGCTTCGTGCGAGACATCGATTCTGCCGTAGTAATGGTTAATGCGTCCTCCCGTTTCTCCGATGGCGGCGAATTAGGATTGGGAGCAGAAATTGGTATCTCTACCAGCAAGCTCCATGCTTACGGCCCCATGGGTGCGGAATCACTGACAACGGAGAAGTTTGTGGTTATGGGCAATGGAGAAGTTCGCAACTAA
- a CDS encoding M1 family metallopeptidase, whose translation MSKRNNRLFWLAPVLTVLMLPTANAAIKQTKGDFEDKFRQLDEALPTPNVYRNAAGEPGHNYWQQQVDYVIKAKLDEEKRRIDATETITYHNNSPDTLKYLWIQLDQNKFRDDSMSALTTTFGGIGNRGPATKSASEGEPAQLSLDALRREQFVEDNELGYQIKKVAQKGGSELHYTVVGTLMRVDLATPLKPGTSTKFDINFGFNIVEEDAVSARSGYEHFADDEREGGNDIFLLAQWFPRLAAYTDYEAWTNKEFIGRGEFTLEFGNYDVSLTVPADHIVSSTGTLQNPNDVLSKEQQDRLEKAKKSDRTVFIVTADEALENEKAGTSKTKTWRFKADNVRDFAWASSRKFMWDAKGYDQGGNDQPFVMAMSFYPKEGGDLWKKYSTEAVIHTLEVYSRFAFDYPYPVAQSVNGPVGGMEYPMITFNGPRTELQDDGSRTYSLSEKRFLIGVVIHEIGHNYFPMTVNSDERQWTWMDEGLNSFLDGVAGREWDPNIPWGVEPRDITGYMKSSSQVPVMTQSDSVLHLGPNAYTKPAVALNILRETILGRELFDFAFKEYATRWMFKRPTPADFFRTMEEASGVDLDWFWRGWFYTTDHVDISLDRVYKLRLDTKDPDIDLNRQRESELEKPLSLTVERNKGEGRKLWVEKFEDIRDYYDDNDQYTATNKDRNTYRDFLKKLEPWERETFERAVREDKNYYVMEFSNLGGLVMPILLEMEYADGTKETMRIPAEIWRRTPKAVSKLIVTDKEKELVSVAVDPRWETADVDVENNYYPRRIIPSRIEAYKSKKSTSRTSMDLMHDSTTELKTGDSEEGDDN comes from the coding sequence ATGAGTAAACGCAATAACCGTCTGTTCTGGTTAGCTCCCGTTTTAACGGTGTTAATGCTACCCACCGCCAACGCAGCGATAAAACAAACAAAAGGCGACTTTGAAGATAAGTTCCGGCAACTTGATGAAGCCCTTCCTACACCGAACGTGTATCGAAATGCGGCGGGTGAACCTGGTCATAACTATTGGCAGCAACAGGTCGATTACGTCATTAAAGCCAAGCTTGATGAAGAAAAGCGTCGAATTGATGCAACCGAGACCATCACCTACCACAATAATTCTCCTGATACGCTGAAATATCTTTGGATACAGCTGGATCAGAACAAATTCCGCGACGATTCCATGTCAGCGCTGACTACCACCTTTGGTGGCATTGGCAACCGAGGTCCGGCGACAAAGTCTGCCAGCGAAGGCGAGCCTGCTCAACTGAGTTTGGATGCGCTGCGCCGGGAACAGTTTGTTGAAGATAATGAGCTTGGATACCAGATAAAGAAAGTGGCCCAAAAAGGTGGCAGCGAGCTACATTATACCGTTGTAGGCACGTTGATGCGGGTGGATTTGGCGACGCCTTTAAAACCGGGCACATCTACCAAGTTTGATATCAATTTTGGCTTTAACATTGTTGAAGAAGATGCCGTTTCTGCGCGTTCAGGTTATGAGCATTTTGCCGACGATGAGCGCGAAGGCGGAAACGATATTTTCTTACTGGCGCAATGGTTTCCACGCCTGGCCGCTTACACAGATTACGAAGCCTGGACAAACAAAGAGTTCATTGGCCGAGGCGAGTTTACCCTTGAATTTGGTAACTATGATGTGAGCCTTACCGTTCCAGCAGATCACATTGTTTCCTCCACAGGAACGCTGCAAAACCCTAACGATGTACTGTCAAAAGAGCAACAGGATCGTCTTGAAAAAGCGAAGAAATCTGACCGCACAGTATTTATCGTTACAGCAGATGAAGCGCTTGAAAACGAAAAGGCTGGTACCAGTAAAACCAAAACCTGGCGTTTTAAAGCCGACAATGTGCGCGATTTCGCTTGGGCATCTTCTCGTAAGTTCATGTGGGATGCCAAAGGATATGACCAAGGCGGAAACGACCAGCCATTTGTCATGGCAATGTCTTTTTATCCTAAAGAAGGCGGTGACTTATGGAAGAAATATTCTACCGAGGCGGTAATTCACACCTTGGAAGTCTATTCGCGCTTTGCCTTTGATTATCCTTATCCTGTTGCGCAGTCGGTGAATGGGCCGGTAGGTGGTATGGAATATCCCATGATCACCTTCAATGGCCCGCGTACTGAATTACAGGATGACGGTTCTCGCACCTATTCGCTGTCTGAAAAGCGTTTCTTAATCGGTGTGGTGATCCACGAAATTGGTCATAACTATTTTCCGATGACAGTAAATTCTGACGAACGTCAGTGGACCTGGATGGACGAAGGTTTAAACAGCTTCCTCGACGGCGTTGCCGGACGCGAGTGGGATCCCAATATTCCATGGGGTGTGGAGCCAAGAGATATTACCGGTTACATGAAGTCATCGTCTCAGGTTCCGGTTATGACGCAATCAGACTCTGTATTGCATCTTGGTCCTAATGCTTACACCAAACCTGCTGTGGCATTAAATATTCTACGTGAAACTATCCTTGGCCGTGAATTATTTGACTTTGCCTTTAAAGAATACGCTACTCGCTGGATGTTCAAGCGTCCTACACCAGCAGATTTTTTCCGTACCATGGAAGAAGCATCAGGTGTAGATCTTGATTGGTTCTGGCGTGGCTGGTTCTATACTACCGATCATGTTGATATTTCTTTAGACCGCGTTTACAAGCTTCGCCTTGATACTAAAGATCCTGATATCGATTTAAACCGTCAGCGCGAATCTGAGCTGGAAAAACCATTGTCACTTACTGTTGAGCGCAATAAAGGCGAAGGCAGAAAGCTTTGGGTTGAGAAATTTGAAGATATTCGCGATTACTACGACGATAACGATCAATACACCGCTACCAACAAAGATCGCAATACCTATCGCGATTTTCTTAAAAAGCTGGAGCCGTGGGAACGTGAAACGTTTGAGCGTGCTGTACGTGAAGACAAAAATTACTATGTAATGGAGTTTTCTAATCTGGGTGGGCTGGTTATGCCAATCCTGCTGGAAATGGAATATGCTGACGGCACTAAAGAAACCATGCGTATTCCTGCAGAAATCTGGCGACGCACGCCTAAAGCGGTCAGCAAGCTTATTGTTACCGACAAAGAAAAAGAACTGGTTAGCGTGGCTGTAGATCCGCGTTGGGAAACAGCCGATGTGGATGTAGAAAATAACTATTATCCTCGTCGTATCATTCCTTCGCGCATTGAAGCGTACAAGTCTAAGAAGAGCACAAGTCGTACTTCGATGGATTTGATGCACGACAGCACGACGGAACTAAAAACCGGTGACTCAGAGGAAGGCGATGACAACTAA
- the proB gene encoding glutamate 5-kinase, which produces MNNFSWQRAVIKVGSALIAPEGNQCSARYLLPIARFITASREAGKEIIVVSSGSVAAGRSKIPIHHPASIAEKQAMAAIGQTQMMANWQRFFDFPCAQVLLTADDLHDRTRYVNIKNTLRELLLHQALPIVNENDTVAVNELKVGDNDNLGAYTALVAHADTLIICSDIDGLYTADPRKHSDATLIPKVSEITPAIYGLAGGAGTAMGTGGMRTKIEAADKCTKSGIQTLIVNGRNGQVFDALAEGRSVGTLFTATQSSKRARRLWLAHTLKTRGIINVDAGAKQAIVDRGASLLPSGIVTVSGGFSAGDAVEVRCNNIPVAKGLALYDEKDLVQIKGLKSHQIGETLGYDSGEVVIHRDDLVLL; this is translated from the coding sequence ATGAACAACTTCTCCTGGCAACGCGCTGTAATAAAAGTAGGCAGTGCGTTAATTGCTCCTGAAGGTAACCAGTGCAGTGCACGCTACCTGCTTCCTATTGCTCGTTTTATTACTGCCAGTCGCGAGGCCGGCAAAGAAATTATTGTGGTGTCTTCTGGTAGCGTGGCCGCTGGGCGCAGCAAAATTCCTATTCATCATCCGGCGTCCATTGCTGAAAAGCAGGCAATGGCGGCCATCGGACAAACACAGATGATGGCTAACTGGCAGCGCTTTTTCGATTTTCCCTGTGCGCAGGTGCTACTTACCGCCGACGATCTTCATGATCGTACGCGCTACGTCAATATCAAAAACACGCTAAGGGAACTGCTGCTTCATCAGGCGCTTCCCATTGTAAATGAAAATGACACCGTGGCAGTTAACGAGCTCAAAGTGGGGGATAACGATAATCTGGGTGCCTATACCGCGCTGGTGGCCCATGCCGATACGCTGATTATTTGCTCTGATATCGATGGACTCTATACCGCCGATCCTCGTAAACATTCAGATGCTACACTTATTCCCAAAGTGAGTGAAATTACTCCTGCTATTTACGGGCTGGCCGGGGGCGCAGGCACCGCAATGGGAACCGGCGGTATGCGTACCAAAATTGAAGCAGCGGATAAGTGCACCAAAAGCGGTATTCAAACGTTGATAGTAAATGGGCGTAACGGTCAGGTTTTTGATGCACTCGCTGAAGGTCGCAGTGTCGGCACGTTATTTACTGCCACTCAATCGAGCAAGCGAGCGCGTCGTCTCTGGCTTGCGCACACACTAAAAACGCGGGGGATAATCAATGTTGATGCTGGTGCGAAACAGGCCATAGTGGATCGGGGAGCATCACTACTTCCTTCTGGTATTGTCACGGTCAGCGGCGGCTTTTCAGCAGGCGATGCAGTGGAGGTTCGCTGCAACAATATTCCGGTGGCAAAGGGCCTTGCTCTGTACGACGAGAAAGATCTAGTACAGATAAAAGGGCTAAAGAGTCACCAGATTGGTGAAACCTTAGGCTATGATAGTGGAGAGGTAGTCATTCATCGCGATGATTTGGTACTGTTATAG
- the can gene encoding carbonate dehydratase, with translation MKKEIKRLLDNNEQWAARTSKADPTFFDTLSKQQAPQYLWIGCSDSRVPANQIVDLLPGDIFVHRNVANMVIHTDLNCLSVLQYAVDVLKVKHVIVCGHYGCGGIEAAMGEERFGLIDNWLGHIKDIYAKHRDEVTALPEHERSARLCELNVREQAENVKRTSIVKDALARGQKLMIHSWIYSLKNGRITDLTS, from the coding sequence ATGAAAAAAGAAATAAAACGCCTTCTCGATAATAACGAACAGTGGGCCGCAAGAACATCTAAAGCCGATCCCACTTTTTTTGATACGCTGTCAAAGCAGCAAGCGCCCCAATACCTATGGATAGGGTGCTCAGATAGTCGCGTGCCTGCCAATCAGATTGTTGATTTATTACCCGGTGACATATTTGTTCATCGCAACGTAGCTAATATGGTGATACACACCGACCTTAACTGCTTATCGGTTCTGCAATATGCGGTGGATGTGCTGAAAGTGAAGCATGTGATTGTGTGTGGCCACTATGGTTGCGGAGGTATTGAAGCGGCTATGGGCGAAGAGCGTTTTGGTTTAATCGACAATTGGCTGGGTCATATTAAAGATATTTATGCCAAGCATCGGGACGAGGTCACGGCTTTGCCAGAGCACGAACGTTCCGCAAGACTCTGCGAACTCAATGTGCGTGAACAGGCAGAAAATGTGAAACGAACGTCCATTGTTAAAGATGCTTTGGCACGGGGACAAAAACTCATGATCCACAGCTGGATTTATAGCCTCAAGAATGGCCGCATTACAGATTTAACTTCTTAG
- a CDS encoding DUF6702 family protein has product MVLLIAFCSSVSAHQIKSAITTVLFNPHTANIEVMHRFNLHDSEHAVKVLFDKNADILDDKDTQKAFAEYVTHRFALLDADGQELPLSIVGFETEGKFFWVYQETAQPPQLEGLEIRHDALRDIWPSQINTLNVEGNGPVQTLTFQDSATLLEVSFEGHSH; this is encoded by the coding sequence ATGGTCCTGCTGATAGCTTTCTGCTCCAGCGTTTCGGCACATCAGATAAAATCTGCCATTACCACTGTGTTGTTCAATCCGCATACTGCGAATATTGAAGTAATGCATCGGTTTAATTTGCATGACTCTGAACATGCAGTAAAAGTTTTATTTGATAAAAATGCCGATATTCTTGATGACAAAGATACCCAAAAAGCCTTCGCCGAGTACGTTACTCACCGGTTTGCATTGCTAGACGCAGACGGACAGGAACTCCCGCTTTCCATTGTGGGCTTTGAAACAGAAGGAAAATTCTTTTGGGTTTATCAGGAAACCGCGCAACCCCCACAGCTTGAAGGGCTGGAAATTCGTCACGATGCTCTGCGGGATATTTGGCCTTCCCAAATAAATACGCTCAATGTGGAAGGTAACGGCCCCGTACAAACTCTGACATTTCAGGATAGCGCCACCTTGCTGGAAGTCTCCTTCGAAGGCCATAGCCACTAA
- a CDS encoding family 43 glycosylhydrolase, with protein MVNTSVRRLSLVLGLLCANCYAQNPLDFGSNIKTADPSAHVWQDGKMYLYTSHDEECQDDFYMKNWHVFSSEDLVNWKDHGAVLSVDDLAWADNFAWAPDAAYKNGKYYLVFPAGTGMKDRQNPKNSTKWMGIGIAVSDSPTGPFKDVIGKPLWREPYANDPSLFIDDDGTAYLYFHGSGKDFHVARMADDMRSVEGDLMEMDMGGYEPKMEGPWVFKREEKYYFTMPENNRELAYYMADSPTGPWTYKGVFMEQENQSNNHHSIVEYKGQWLLFYHRWLKDAADSCPTPQRKVAAEYLQFNSDGTIKEVERTKAGVSDFSDRIK; from the coding sequence ATGGTGAATACGTCAGTAAGACGCTTATCTCTCGTACTGGGATTACTCTGCGCCAATTGCTACGCTCAGAATCCGCTGGATTTTGGCAGTAATATTAAGACTGCCGATCCGTCCGCGCATGTCTGGCAGGACGGAAAAATGTATCTCTATACTTCCCATGATGAAGAATGCCAGGATGATTTCTACATGAAGAACTGGCACGTGTTTTCATCAGAAGATTTGGTGAATTGGAAAGATCATGGTGCGGTGTTATCGGTTGACGATCTTGCCTGGGCAGATAACTTTGCATGGGCACCAGACGCCGCATACAAAAATGGTAAATATTACCTGGTTTTTCCGGCAGGCACTGGAATGAAAGACCGCCAGAATCCGAAAAACAGCACCAAGTGGATGGGAATTGGTATAGCTGTCAGTGATTCGCCTACTGGTCCGTTTAAAGATGTGATTGGTAAGCCTTTATGGCGCGAACCTTACGCCAACGATCCCAGCCTGTTTATTGACGACGATGGTACAGCGTATTTATATTTTCACGGCTCAGGCAAAGATTTTCACGTAGCCAGGATGGCAGATGATATGCGCAGCGTTGAAGGCGATTTAATGGAAATGGATATGGGCGGGTATGAGCCCAAAATGGAAGGGCCGTGGGTGTTTAAACGAGAAGAAAAATATTACTTCACAATGCCGGAAAATAATCGCGAACTTGCGTATTACATGGCTGACTCACCTACCGGACCTTGGACATACAAAGGGGTTTTTATGGAACAGGAAAACCAAAGCAATAATCACCATTCCATCGTCGAATATAAAGGCCAGTGGTTATTGTTCTACCACCGTTGGCTTAAAGATGCCGCTGATTCATGCCCTACGCCACAACGTAAAGTGGCGGCAGAATATCTACAGTTCAATAGCGACGGCACTATTAAAGAGGTAGAGCGCACCAAAGCTGGAGTAAGCGATTTTTCTGACCGCATAAAATAA